One Globicephala melas chromosome 9, mGloMel1.2, whole genome shotgun sequence genomic window, AGCAGAGTCgcaactctcaccactctcatgCTGAATGAGGGGCCCCTGTAACCCCACCTGACTGTCCTTCCTGCAGTTCCAGCCCAGAACCCACTCAGGCCAAGAGGACAGCAGTGGTGTGGGGGCTGGCCCGGGGCCCCCACTGGGCTTAGGAGGGCAGTTGGTGGTTCTGAGGATGGTCTCTGGCCTGAGACCCCTGGGGATTCCCAGAGGTTTTGCTGAAGATGCTTGGCCCTGGCCTCTGGCCCCTCTGACCAAGGGGCAGAAGCCAGCCCTGAGCTGCCTGTGACCCCAAACAGAGCCTCCACGTGATGCTTTTGGAGCACGGAGCACTGCCTGGACCCCAAGCATCCCCTGGGATCCCCATGAAAGTGGGTCACGAGCCCTTCTTGTGGGGCTCAACCGCAGAGTGAGGGGCCCAGGCTCCGTCCGCTGTGCCAGAGCAGCAGCCTCGAGGCTCCTTGCAGGCCCGGGGCAgacaggggctggggggctggggaccGCCCAGAGCAGGAGTGGGCTGCTGGCTGCTCCCTGAACCGGGTACAGGAGACGGCCCACTGGGGTGAGGAATGCAGGGAGGCCAGCTGGGAGAGCAGGGTTCTCATCCATCAGCCCCAATGTCCCTTTTGTATAGCAAGTAAGTATTTTATAACACCTCCTTTACTCtcctgaaatgaaattcataggCTATACAAGCTACCTCCATGGAgaattgtaaaaagaaaaaaaaaacaaaaaacaatacaatgCCCTAAACCATAACATAAAGGACAGCTAGGAAATAATTTATGGTAAAATGAGATCAAATACTGCAGCTGAATGGTGGAACACGAGTACATTACTACTGATAATGAAGTCATCAGATGCTCACACAAACTTCTGATGCATAATTTAGACTCGAGAGAACTAAATTCCACATGAGGCATACCAGGAAACGAGAGAGCATCTCAAGGAGGATGTGACAACTCAAAATCACAACTGGGGTTAAGTTCTGAATAAAACAACACAGTCATTCCAGATTTGCTGGATAGTTTCCCTCATTGAAAAGTGAGTGGAATACAccctactatatacaaaatagataatcaacaaggacctactgtatggcacaaggaactctactcaatgctctgtaataacctatatgggaaaagaatctgaaaaagaatggatatatgtataactgaatcactttgctgtacacctgaaactaacacaacgttgtaaatcaactatagtccaatataaaataaaagttaaattaaaaaaagatgataacATCCAAATACCTGAAAAAAAAGTGCGTGTATGTTAAAATCTTACGAATACGTGTTCATAAGTAACTGGTCTTAGGCCCTAGGCTTGACTAACTTGAAGTAGGCATTTCATTCAGGACCAAATTGGAAAGACCGCAGAAATCATGTGACTTCTTATAATCCTGGCCTCCCACTGCAGTCACTGTCACAACCCAAGTGGCTCCAAGGGATCCCCTGTTGAGACCGACCTGCAGCAGGACCAGTCCCAAGAACCAGCCGTGCCCCTTCCCAGAGCAGCCCCACTCCTTCCCTGACACTCCCTTGGAGCTCTCGGAGACCTCAGAACCACACCCCGCATCCCACAGGCTGGTGGGCAGAGGCCTGGGTAAGTCCAGGACCTCTGACCACACCCCGCCACACCACCCCATTCCTGTTCCTAAGGCCCGGTCTGTCACTCTTCACAATCCCTGGCATAGCTCTGTGGAGAGGATGGCAAACTCCAAAACACGCCTAGGCCTGCAGAGTGTCTGTGTACATGTGACCACGTCTATATGTTTACTGTCCCACAGTCTTATACACAGAGATCAAAGAATGGTGGACAAGGTCATGTtctaaacttttaattaaaaaaacccacacagtCCCAGGTTGGGCATGGAGAGGTTGGTGTGGTACATGGAGGTCTGGTGAGAAGAAAGAGGCCTGGGTTGTCCCTTGGGGGTGTGCTGAGTGCTGCTGGGGTTTCTGAGTGCCCAGCGCCGTGGGAGCCGAGGACTCGATCCCGGAGATGCTCCCAGGCCTGTCTGTGGGTAGGGGGACTCCTCCTCTTCCTGGGCCCCTCTGGGCAGGGGCTTTGGGGACTGTCTCTTGCACCTCCTGTGAGGGTCCATCCCAGAACCGGAAACCACTCAGGGATGGCAGGATGGGAGGGAAAAGGCTGCCATCTCCAGGCCTCGGGGTACCCACAGCCTCCAACATGGAGCTGGTCCCTTCCATTTCCCAGGCCTGGGTGATCTGCAGCTCCCCGGGGCCCCCTGTGGAGCCCAGGTCTAGGTCTGGCCAGGTCATGAGGGCTGCCTCTCTATGTGGGCTGGGTTCCCAGGGAAGCCAGGCTATGGTAGAGTCCAGAGTGCACCCCCTTCCCAGAGCAAGGGCTGAGCCAGGCTGAAAGCTCCAAGAGGCAAGCAGTGCAGAAATGCAACAAAATCCTGAGTTAATAACTCCCTTCTGGGCCCCTGATTGCAGCAAGAAAGGTGAGGTACTTTGGGGGTTCTCCATTCCTGTTCATCTCAGCCCCCAACCCAGTCAGGGCCCTAGGGCTATCCTACCAACTGACCCTGAGAGAAGAGCCCTGCTCAGGGCCTCACCGCATCCCCAAAGAAGCTTTCCCCATCTCCTGGGGTGACAGCGGGGATGGGAGGCATCCAAGGTCCTTACAAGGAGAAGCCTCTTGACTGGACCAGGTTGGGGGGACCTGTAGGAAGTGTGTCCCCTGGAGCCCAGGTCTAGTAGCGGCCACAGCCTCCTCCTTGCCTTGCAGCCTTTATTCTCACTGGCCCAGCATGCAGGCCTTCTTACAGGCCACCGCGGAGATCAAGGCCGCACCCCGGCCGCTGCCCTCCTCCGACTCGATGAAGGTGATTTCACAGCTGGGCGTCAGCCTGCGCACGCCGGCGTGGAACCGCTCCTTGAAGCTGAGCAGGGGGCAAGCGGGGCTGCGGTTAGTTAACGCGCTTAAGACAGGGCAGGGGGTAAGCCAAGGGGAACCTCCCCCTGAGTCTGTGCGCTTAGGGGAGCGAGGAGATTAAGAATCCTTGGGACCTCGGAGAGCATCCGTTTCGGCCTGCATATCATAGATGGAGACGGATGCCCGGGCTCTGCCCTTAGGAGGCGAATTCACAAGAGGGAGGCTGGACCCGGCGGGGAGGTGCAGACGGCTAAGCGGGCCCACCTGGGGTGCAGCTTGTACACTGAGCCGTCCACGCCCACGGTGATGCGCATCACGTCCTCGCTGCGGCTCTCGCGCATGCGGTTGATGACGCCCGCCAGCCCCGCGGCGCACATGCGCGCGGCGCGGGTGGACACGCTCTCGCAGGCACGGCGCACGATGTCGCAGTCGGTGGCCGACGGCCTCAGCCCCAGCGTGCTCAGGATGTTGTAGATCTGCTTGCGGTCGCCCGAGTCACTGCGGGGCGGGGACAGGAGGGCGTCGCGGGAGGGTCACTTGGTCCCGGACCAGCCCGATCCCCACAGCGGCGgcttcttctcctccccctggCCACCTCTCCCAGGCAAAGCGCTTTTGGGGCTCGGGCTTCCGAGCGGAGCAGGTCTGACTCCGCCAGGGACCAGCAGTAATCTGGTCATTACTCCTCTCTCTAAACCCAGGGTTTCCGCCCTAACGTGGGTGACACTGCCGCGCCTCGGGGCTGTTGCGTGGATGAAGTGAGACGAGGTCCACAGCGggtgggaagcacagagaggacGCCTGGTCTCCGTCAGCTGCCTGACGCTGGGTTCCCCTGGGGGCTGAAGGCTACTACTGCCACGGTTGCCCCACCCCGGAACCTTACCAGGTCCTGGGCTCCTACCCCCTGACCTCACCAGGGCCCCGCCCCTGCGTTCTGAGCCCCGCCCGGGCCCCGTCCGCACGCCCCGTGGGTCTGGGTCCAGGACCCACCCCGCGCACGCCACCCCTGTACCCCACCCTTCGACCCCGCGCATCTGCGCACCTCTCCACCTGCGACACGAAGCGTGTCTCGAAGGCGCTGCGCGTGCGCAGCTTCTCCGAGGCCTCCCCATGGAAGAGCAGGTTCTCGTCCACAAGCTTCAGCAGGACGAGCCGCACCAGCTCGCCCATGTACTTGCCGCCGATGAGCTTCTCGTACCTGGACAGAGAGCAGCCGGGTCACCCCCAGGAGGGAGGTCCCCACCAGCAGGCAGAGGCCAGCCACCACCCCCAGTCACGGCCACGAGGAGGCCATGTGGGACGCTGTGACCACCCCCCGCCTTGGCAAAACCGGGTTCATGCCCGTTCCCACATTTATCAACAGGGGCTTTGGGGCCTTGGGAGAACGCTCTACTGTGGGGCCTCGGTTCAGTCCCTCTGAGGCCAACCTCAGGGAGGACCCTGCGCTGAGCCCACTTGGGTTTTCCCACAGCTGTGGAACGAGTGCTGTTCTCATCACCCAGTGTCAGCTGGGGGAGCTCAGGCTTAGAGCGGCTAGTGACCAGCCTTGGGCGGGCCTCTGCTCACTTGCTAGGGCTCCTAGGCCCCTGCGCTCCTGGAATCCACGGAGTTGGCCCGGTGGCGCTAGAGTCTGTAAACCTCCGTATTTTCATCTTGTAACACATTGAATACTACCGACCTAGTAGAGGTTTATGAGAGCCCGAGAGGAAGCTCATGAAAGAATTAGCACGTGCCTGGCGCGCCGCAGAAGGCGGCTGATAAAGGAGAGCCCTGACTCAGGACAAGCTCTGTGAGGGCTGGCTCTCCAGCTGTCCGCGAACCCGCAGCACACCCCCAAATACTATGATTCATTCTGTGAACGTGTTCAGAGCTGTACTTTGGGGAACTCCGGGCTAAACCCACTTAACGTTGCTGGGGGGCGTCTCAGAGCCTTCCTGTGCCAGGGGTCACCTGTCGGAAGCGGGGAGGTTCCTGCTCATCTATCCAcagaccctctttttttttttttggagtcttagtttggccacactgcgcggcatgtgggatacgaccagggatggaacccacgccccctgcagtagaagcgcagagtcttaaccactgggccgcaagggaagtccccatagaCCCTCTTTTTAAAGACTAATCCTTGGCATCTCTCACTGTTCCCAGTTCACAGAGGGGCACACGCATACGAGCTGAAGGAAGAGAAGAGCCAGCTTACGAAGGGATTGTCAGTTTGCTTTTCCCCAGAGCTGTTTAAAAACAAGCCCATTATCTGCGGGCCGGCCCCATCTGCCGCCAGAGCGGGGCGGGGCCGtcgtgtggggagggggaggggcggtcCTTACAGCTGCTGGCCGGGGTTCAGGGAATTCTCGTCCACCACACGGTCGTACTCCAGCAGGAACTCGTCCAGCTCGCCCGAGTCCCCGAAGGCACCCCACTCGGTGTTGACACACATGCGGCCCTCGTCCCCTTCCACCAGCTCCACGTTCTGCATCTCCTCCATGTAGCAGGCGTTGCAGCCGGTGCCTGCAAGAGGCGGCAGCGTCAGGCTGCACCTGGCGCTGCGCTTCCTGGGATGCCCGCTCTGCTGGGTGCATCCCCCCGGCAGGAAGCCCCGTGTGGCCCTGTCTTCCCAGCTTCCTTgagccctccacccccagcactTCCTACATCCCctggagcaaaggaaaccagctCTCCCAAGAGCTGGAAGACCTgggttagctgtgtgacctcaggtagATAAGCCCAACTCCCCGGGCGGTTCCTCTTCCCCAAGAGGGGTTGGTAACACCTACTCCTATTACCTAGGTAGTTGAGAGAAATGAGGGAAAGAACATGTGTCAGAGTGCTTTGCCAATTAGAGATGGGTATGGGATGTTATGATTTTGTCTTATCTATGCACCACCCTTGTGTTCTGGCACTTTCTAAGCATGTGTTTGAGCTCCTCTGTACCAGGCTCCATTGTGGGGAGGAGGCGGGCACCCAGAGGTGAGTATGTCACAGCGTGGGCCCTTGGGAGCAGCACACGGGCCATTGCAGGCGGGCCTGGCTAAGGAATTTGTAATTTGCAGGGTCCCATGCAAAGTGAAAACATGGGGTCCTTTGTTCATAAACTGAGAGTTTCAAAATGGTGACAGCAGAGCTTCAATCTGAACGTGACTGCACACCCCTCAAGCCATCAGAGACAGCAACTCAGTCATGCCAACCTCACACCAGCAGTGGAGCTGCCTGGAATTCAGGCCCAGTGATGCCGGGCCTTCCAAGtttttgtggggaaaaaacagaaatcCAGACTTTGATATGGTTTCTCCCAGTGTTTAGTGCTTGGTGATTATCATAAACATGTTTCTAAGCACATCAGGGCAGATGCGACCACGCGCCACTCTGCCATCTCTGCTCCAGATGGGGCGAGCCCGAGGCAAGCGGCTGTAGAGCCCAGGTGGTGGTGTCTTGGGGAACCGGAGAGAGCCAGGGGAGCACTGCCAGGGCCCTTGGAGCTCCTGTTTAGGTGTGGACTTATAGAACTTTcctatcaaactctcagaggaaaacataggcagaacactctatgacataaatcacagcaagatcctttttgacccacctcctagagaaatggaaataaaaacaaaaataaacaaatgggacctaatgaaacttcaaagcttttgcacagcaaaggaaactaaacaaaaccaaaagacaaccctcagaatgggagaaaatatttgcaaacgaagcaactgacaaaggattaatctccaaaatttacaagcagctcatgcagctcaatatcagaaaaacaaacaacccaatccagaaatgggcagaagacctaaacagacatttctccaaagaagatatacagattgccaacaaatacatgaaaggatgctcaacatcattaatcatcagagaaatgcaaatcataactacaatgaggtatcatctcacaccggtcagaatggccatcatcaaaaaatctagaaacaataaatgctggagagggtgtggagaaaagggaacacgcttgcactgctgctgggaatgtgaattgatatagccactatggagaacagtatggaggttccttaaaaaactacaaatagaactaccatacgacccagcaatcccactactgggcatataccctgagaaaaccataattcaaaaagagtcatgtaccaaaatgttcatcgcagctctatttacaatagccaggacatggaagcaacctaaacgtccatcaacagatgaatggataaagatgtggcacatatatacaatggaatattagccataaaaagaaacgaaattgagttacttgtagtgaggtggatggacctagagtctgtcatacagagtgaagtaagtcagaaagagaaaaacaaataccgtatgctaacacatatatatggaatctaagaaaaaatgtcatgaagaacctaggggcaagatgggagtaaagacagacttactagagaacggactcgaggatatgaggagggggaagggtaagctgggacgaagtgagagagtggcatggacatatatacactaccaaacataaaatagatagctagtgggaagcagccgcatagcacagggagatcagctcgggtgctttgtgaccacctagaggtgtgggatagggagggtgggagggagatgcaagagggagggaatatggggatatatgtatacgtatagctgattcactttgctatacagcagaaactaacacaccattgtaaagcaattatactccaataaagatgttaaaaaaaaaaaaagaacttcccaTCCAAAAGGTGAGAATGGAAGGAGGAGATGTGAGAAActagaggagaggcagagagcaggTCGCCGGCCCCTTAGGACATGTGCATGCAATTGGAGATGGGTCCTAAGAACATAGAAACCCTCAGGGCTGGCCCTGAAGAGGCCGTGGAAGCAAACACATTTAATGCTGACTTTCTGGGAACCAGGGAAATACCCACTCGCCTGTGTGTCCAGTAAACACTCCTCAGTAAACACTCATTGTAAGGCCTTGGGAACTTCTGGGAAAGGCCCTTGGTTGGTGGGAAAGGGCCACTGGGGCCAGTGCTGCCTCCTTTCCTGGTACCTGCCTCCACTTCGGGCAGGGCAGATGGCTGCCCCGGGGTGTGGTAAGACTGTCCAGGGAGGGATGACACCACTCTGGTTTCTCCTCTTCCACTTGGACAAATCTGTCCAGGTCGGTCAACTTACCAGATAAGGTGATTTAATTAAATCCTGATGGGCCAGGTGGACGTGAGCTGGTACACCATCTGAGGCAGTGACTTATGAGTGTTGAAATGCTTCCTACCAATAAACAGCACCTGTTTATTGGTACACCCAGTACCAATGTACATTGGTGTATTGTCTTCCGGGACACCCCTGCTGCTCCCTAGGACCCTGGGCTCCAGCACCTCTGGGGTCCATGACTGGCACAGAGGCCGTGTGCAGCCTGCTGAAGACGGGAAGCCTCGGCCCCGTCTTTGGTGGTGGCCAAGGCCCCTGGGTCAGGCAGGGGGCGCATCCTTACCCACAATCATGCCAACCTCACACCGGCGGTCTTCATAGTAGCAGGAGATCATCGTGGCCACAGTGTCGTTCACCATCGCCACCACGTCCATCTCAAAGTCCTGCCAAGAGGCATAGAGGCAGTGGTGATGGGGCTGGGGGGGTTCTCAGCCTGCTCCAGGCCAGTCCAGCCAGGCGCAGAAGGCAGAGACCCCTTCCTGGGGGGATGCCCAGAAAGCCCTCCCTGGCTTCCccgcaggaggggagggggagggggcgcaGGGTAGGGGCAGCTGCAGATGCTACTCACCCCTCTCCGTTTGATGGCATCTCGCAGGAGCCCCACGATGTTGTTCCCTTCTGCTCCTGAGGCCTTGAAGCCCTTGGTCCAGTTGAGAAGGATGCCCTGGGGGAAGAGGGGGGGCCTCGGTGGCTGCTGGATGCTGGGGGCAGGCATGAAGGGACGGGAGCTAACTCGGACCACAGGGATGTGTACCCACTTTAtaattaacttttcttttaaattaatttattcatttttatttatttatccggctgcaccaggtcttggttgcagcacgtggaatcttcgttgtggcatgcgggatccttagttgcggcatgtgaactcttagttgtggcatgtgggatctagttccctgaccagggattgaacccgggccccctgcattgggagcgcagagtcttagccactggaccaccagggaagtccctgtgcaccCACTTTAAAGctgaggaaactgtggctcaaAGCAGCCGTATAAGTTCAACAAGTGTTGGAGGTAATTTTCTACCAATATCTCATATTTCTGCAGGGCTGGGTCCCAGCCAATTTAAGAATGCTTGTGTAGTTAAGCCCAGGGTCGTCATCCCAGAGTGAGGATGAGGTCCAGAGGGGTGCAGCCAGTAGAAGATCGgggctcctctcctgtgtgcacCCTCTGCGTGTGAAGGTCCCACCTGGCCCTCAGTGCCCAGCGGGGACTGGGGCTTGGAAAAGCAATATGAGACGTTGCTCCTGCTCCTGCTTCTGCCAGGAGTACTGACCTGGCTTTCTCTCTGACCCAGAGGCCCTGTGTGTTATGTATAACTGTGCGTATGTTTGGATAatttacacacacatgtatatatgtatgtataatcaatgcgtgtgggtgtgtatgtatcGTTGACCTGGgaatgtgcatatatgtatgaTTGACATACGcatatatgcatgcatgtataCTTGCCGTGTAAATATGCATGTGTAATTTACACGTTTATATGCATGTATACTTGATATGTataatttacatgtatatatgtatgtatgattgGCATGTGtagatatatatgaatatataactggcccgtgtatatatatgtatgtataatttatGTATGCATGAAAATATGCATGTACaatttatgtgtttatatgtacGTATAATTGACATGAGTGCATGCATGtgtataatttaaatatgtacagcGCATACATCTATGTGTACAATTCACATGTATAATTTATGTGCATACATACGTATAATTCACACATGTCTACGTGAGCATGCataactggtgtgtgtgtgtgtgtgtaatttacatgtacatgtgtgtgtgtgtgtgtaactgtgaCAGGCTAACTTGCCAGCTGGAAGGCAGGGTAGACCCTCAGCCCCGGCACATTGCCACCTCTGCCACAGGCAGCGGTACAGCATAGAGGTGACACACAGGTGTGTTGGAGCCTGTTTGCCTGAGTTTGAGCCGCAGCACTGCCACTTCCCACCATGGGCAAGTTGCTACACCTCAGTTTCCTAACCTGTAATGGGGGAGATACGCACGCCTCATAGGGTTGTGGGAGGCAAATAGTAAGAATCAGCTAATACGATCATTTCCCAGAGTCTCACGAGAGGTAAGTGATGGAGCCAGTTTGAATCCAAGGCTCTTTCCCAACAATGGGAGCTGCATTTGAAGGCAGCACAGGGCAGAGTTCATGGGTGCCTTTCTCTGGGGTGTCTGTCCGTCCATCcgtccacctccccccacccactcTACACCTGGCCCCACCTTGTCGATGTCTTCGTGCCTCACAGGAAAGGAGAAGGTGAAGCCCAAGGGTAGCTTCTTGTGCTTCATCTGATGCTTGTCCAGGAAGTCGGAGATGCACTCAGAGATGTAGTCAAAGAGCTGCAGGACGCACACCGCGGAGGCCATCAGCGGCAGGGGCGAGCCTCCTGCCGAGGCGCTCCGCAGCCCTTGCTGAGCCACAGGGCCCCAGGAGAGCGTGGCCTCCGCACTGCTTGTCGGGACTCAGGCCCTGAGCCCCGCCCCATGCCACAGTCCCGCTGACAGCAGCCCTCGGGACAGGGCAACGCCAGGACGACGGGGTTGGTCCCTAGCCCAGCTGTGCTCTGTTAGCCTGGCCCTCCCGGCTGGACCCGGTGGAGTCCAGTCTCAGGCTTTGGACAGAGGCACATCCCTGGCGATAACTACAATTTCTGACTCCAGCATAGAGTGTTCTTTGTTGCCTCCAAGTGTTCTGgccaccccagccctgggcctgcgAGGACCAGCTGCCACCCCATTCACAAAGGCCTATCCACAGAGCTGGGCGTTACAGAGTGCCCTGCTGATTGACAGAGCTCCCTGGTGGCACCAGCGTTGCTCCACGCCCAGACCCACGGCATGTGGGGCTGTGGCAAGGACCAGGCGGCCGCTGGCCTCCTACCTTGAAGCCCTGCCCCTCGCGGGGATTGGCTCTGGCTGCTCCCCACCTCCGTCCAGGGCTCATCCTACTTCTGTGGTCCTTCCCGAGTCCTCCCCGTGGTCATATATTAGCATTGCAGTCATGCCACTTGGCATCCATGCTAGTGGAGGGTGAGGGCGACACGTGGGGTGGAGATAGAACGATGGGCTGCGAGCCTGTTGGACCAGCGTGCTCTCTTGGCTGCCCTGCCTTGTTCCAGATCCTTCTGGGAAATTGGGCAGGGGTGCGACCTTCTGGGGCCGCACCCAGTGGCCGTCCACCTAAGCCTCtcagctccctcctcctcctgcagcAGGGTCCCCTgaggctgggcccacagctctGCCCGCCCCTGGTAGACAGGTGGGCCCTCCCACCAGGACTAGCCATGCTCCGAGATCCTGGGTGGTCCTGACCGAGGTCCCTGGCCCCACAAGCCCTAGCCCGAGCTGCTCACCATCTCAGCAGTGCCCGTCATGGCGTCCTCGGGGATGGAGTACATCTGGTGCTTGGTTTTCACACTCCactgtccctcctccccttcccccaccttcaCAAGCATCACCCTGAAGTTGGTGCCGCCCAGGTCCAGGGAGAGGAAATCCCCGACTTCTGCAGCCACAGAGAGAAGCACATCAGTCTCATGGGCACCGCCGGGCAGGAGCCCCCAaactgggagaggaggaggggaaggcatGGTGGGGGGACCAGAAGAGCTGGACGAGGGGCCCCCGATGCCAGACATCTGGGGGACCCCAGGATAAACTGTGGAAAGGGCAAAGGTGAACTGGGGAAGGCAGCAGGAATCCCTTGTCTTGGGTTGAagctgcccccagcccagggcccaccTGAAGACCTAGGAAAATGGCCCAGACTCAGGATTGGGCTGGGAGTCCCCCAAATGACTGTGGGAAACCAGTTTCTCATTGTGAGATGAAGAGAGCCAGTTTCCTGAGGCCAGAGTG contains:
- the GCK gene encoding hexokinase-4 isoform X2 — protein: MSPGRRWGAARANPREGQGFKLFDYISECISDFLDKHQMKHKKLPLGFTFSFPVRHEDIDKGILLNWTKGFKASGAEGNNIVGLLRDAIKRRGDFEMDVVAMVNDTVATMISCYYEDRRCEVGMIVGTGCNACYMEEMQNVELVEGDEGRMCVNTEWGAFGDSGELDEFLLEYDRVVDENSLNPGQQLYEKLIGGKYMGELVRLVLLKLVDENLLFHGEASEKLRTRSAFETRFVSQVESDSGDRKQIYNILSTLGLRPSATDCDIVRRACESVSTRAARMCAAGLAGVINRMRESRSEDVMRITVGVDGSVYKLHPSFKERFHAGVRRLTPSCEITFIESEEGSGRGAALISAVACKKACMLGQ
- the GCK gene encoding hexokinase-4 isoform X1, producing MLDDRARMEIAKKEKVEQILAEFQLQDEDLKKVMRRMQKEMDRGLRLETHKEASVKMLPTYVRSTPEGSEVGDFLSLDLGGTNFRVMLVKVGEGEEGQWSVKTKHQMYSIPEDAMTGTAEMLFDYISECISDFLDKHQMKHKKLPLGFTFSFPVRHEDIDKGILLNWTKGFKASGAEGNNIVGLLRDAIKRRGDFEMDVVAMVNDTVATMISCYYEDRRCEVGMIVGTGCNACYMEEMQNVELVEGDEGRMCVNTEWGAFGDSGELDEFLLEYDRVVDENSLNPGQQLYEKLIGGKYMGELVRLVLLKLVDENLLFHGEASEKLRTRSAFETRFVSQVESDSGDRKQIYNILSTLGLRPSATDCDIVRRACESVSTRAARMCAAGLAGVINRMRESRSEDVMRITVGVDGSVYKLHPSFKERFHAGVRRLTPSCEITFIESEEGSGRGAALISAVACKKACMLGQ